Proteins from a genomic interval of Pseudodesulfovibrio nedwellii:
- a CDS encoding substrate-binding periplasmic protein, whose translation MPKILIVLFIFLLSSSYVFAESINMQVIIYPPLAYEVDGELSGVAPEVVRAIQVMIGDTNSIQIAPWMRAYTQTQNLKRQALFAIVRIPEREDLFKWVGPIFGEGDYFFKRTGTELKIESLADARQVDRIAVRKDGYTHQLLTAKNFTNLDVGPTYDSSYKKLSQGRVDLVLMGERTYFYMVSEAGLDPISFERIGPKVAGSTAWIAFSRDVLDTTIEKWQKALDTLKADGTYDAIIKRNFKN comes from the coding sequence GTGCCTAAGATTTTGATTGTATTATTTATTTTTCTTCTATCTTCATCGTATGTTTTTGCAGAGAGCATTAATATGCAGGTGATTATTTACCCGCCACTTGCCTATGAGGTGGATGGTGAATTGAGTGGTGTTGCTCCTGAAGTCGTGCGGGCTATTCAAGTCATGATAGGTGATACCAATTCAATTCAAATAGCTCCCTGGATGAGGGCATATACTCAGACGCAGAATTTAAAACGTCAGGCGCTGTTTGCTATTGTTCGGATTCCTGAACGAGAGGATCTGTTTAAATGGGTCGGACCGATTTTTGGAGAGGGTGATTATTTTTTTAAACGAACAGGGACTGAGTTAAAAATTGAAAGTCTTGCTGACGCGCGTCAAGTTGATCGTATTGCTGTGCGTAAAGATGGATATACACATCAATTGTTGACGGCGAAAAATTTTACCAATTTGGATGTCGGACCGACGTATGATTCCAGTTATAAGAAACTCTCTCAAGGGCGTGTTGATCTAGTCCTTATGGGTGAACGAACATATTTTTATATGGTGAGTGAAGCCGGATTGGATCCAATCTCCTTTGAGCGGATTGGTCCCAAAGTAGCCGGTTCGACAGCATGGATCGCTTTTTCTCGTGATGTGCTGGATACTACCATTGAAAAATGGCAGAAGGCTCTTGATACGCTCAAGGCCGATGGGACATATGATGCTATCATAAAGAGAAACTTTAAAAATTGA
- a CDS encoding phosphomannomutase/phosphoglucomutase translates to MKPIVREIFRTYDIRGIVDQDFDEEWVEQLGKACGTYFLQNGSKVAVVGYDCRHSSPAYAKALTAGLTAVGVDVVSIGQVSSPVFYYAVTTLGETAGVMITASHNPAEYNGFKVWQGKSTIHSDEIQDVYEVLKKGVFPEGVGTISTEDIVPGYINELAADVTIKRPLKVVVDGGNGAGGNITADALELAGVEVVRLFCDPDGAFPNHHPDPVIEKNMVHLQKAVLAEKADLGIGLDGDGDRIGVVTEKGDLLFGDQLVAIYARDILKNFPGASIIGEVKCSHLMYEDIKAHGGDAVMWKTGHSLIKARMREIDAKFAGEMSGHMFFADRYYGFDDATYASLRIVEIVAKSDKTMSDHLADWPKTFSTPEIRVACSEAMKPTVVGKAVEYFSAKFEAIDIDGVRAIFPDGWGLLRASNTQPVLVLRFEAETEERLAEIKGMFEEKLEEWIV, encoded by the coding sequence ATGAAGCCGATCGTAAGGGAAATTTTTAGAACATATGACATTCGCGGAATTGTTGATCAGGATTTTGATGAAGAATGGGTGGAGCAGCTTGGTAAGGCATGTGGTACTTATTTCTTGCAAAATGGATCAAAGGTCGCTGTTGTCGGGTATGATTGTCGTCATTCTTCCCCTGCCTATGCCAAGGCCTTAACTGCCGGGCTGACTGCTGTGGGTGTGGATGTTGTCTCTATCGGTCAGGTCTCGTCTCCTGTTTTTTATTATGCAGTTACCACGCTTGGCGAAACGGCAGGCGTAATGATCACCGCTAGTCATAATCCCGCTGAATATAATGGGTTCAAGGTATGGCAGGGCAAATCGACTATTCATTCCGACGAAATTCAGGATGTGTACGAAGTTCTGAAGAAAGGCGTCTTCCCGGAAGGCGTTGGTACTATTTCTACAGAAGATATCGTTCCTGGTTATATCAATGAGTTGGCTGCGGACGTGACAATCAAGCGCCCTCTCAAGGTCGTTGTGGACGGTGGCAACGGCGCTGGTGGTAATATTACCGCAGATGCCCTTGAGTTGGCTGGTGTGGAGGTTGTCCGTCTGTTCTGTGACCCGGACGGTGCGTTTCCGAATCATCATCCCGATCCAGTGATCGAAAAGAACATGGTGCATTTGCAAAAGGCTGTTTTGGCCGAAAAAGCAGATCTTGGTATTGGGCTGGATGGCGACGGTGATCGTATTGGTGTGGTCACGGAAAAGGGTGATTTGCTTTTTGGTGATCAGTTGGTCGCCATTTATGCGCGCGATATTTTGAAAAATTTCCCCGGTGCTTCCATTATTGGTGAGGTCAAGTGTTCCCATCTGATGTATGAGGATATCAAGGCTCACGGCGGTGACGCTGTCATGTGGAAAACAGGCCATTCATTGATCAAGGCCCGTATGCGGGAAATTGATGCCAAGTTTGCAGGTGAGATGTCTGGACACATGTTTTTTGCTGATCGTTATTATGGTTTTGATGATGCCACGTATGCTTCGCTTCGCATCGTTGAGATCGTTGCCAAGTCGGACAAGACCATGAGTGATCATTTGGCCGATTGGCCCAAGACTTTTTCCACCCCGGAAATTCGTGTTGCTTGTTCCGAAGCGATGAAGCCTACGGTGGTTGGCAAGGCCGTTGAGTATTTTAGTGCCAAGTTTGAGGCCATCGATATCGATGGTGTTCGTGCCATATTCCCTGATGGTTGGGGGTTGCTCCGCGCTTCCAATACTCAACCTGTTCTTGTTTTACGTTTTGAGGCGGAAACAGAGGAGCGGTTGGCTGAAATCAAGGGCATGTTCGAGGAAAAACTTGAAGAGTGGATAGTATAA
- a CDS encoding thioredoxin family protein has product MVRTIEPQAFDFELQKSDEPLLVAFLKRNERYADQAEILEKASQFHKDRVRCFLYDSDYLHTAQERFAVKGTPTFLLFNKGEEVDRLIGESDGETLDDFIQGVFGEK; this is encoded by the coding sequence ATGGTCAGAACCATAGAACCACAAGCTTTTGATTTCGAATTGCAGAAGAGTGACGAGCCTTTGCTTGTTGCATTTCTCAAGCGGAATGAGCGGTACGCCGATCAGGCTGAAATATTGGAAAAGGCCTCACAATTCCATAAGGACCGGGTGCGGTGTTTTTTGTATGATTCTGATTATCTGCATACGGCACAAGAGCGTTTTGCCGTGAAGGGAACACCTACTTTTCTTCTTTTTAACAAAGGAGAGGAGGTTGATCGGCTTATTGGTGAATCCGATGGAGAAACACTGGACGATTTTATTCAAGGAGTTTTTGGGGAGAAATAA